DNA from Prevotella sp. oral taxon 299 str. F0039:
TTGATGCACTATTTCGTTTTATATATATAATAATGTATGACTGAAAAGAAAAGTTCAATTCCTTTCGAAGACATCATGCGCCGTATAGAACAACGGCAATATTCACCTGTTTACATATTGATGGGAGACGAATCGTATTACATCGATCAGATAACAGATGCCATAGCAAACTCTGTTTTAAAGCCTGAAGAGCAGGATTTTAATCAAACAATTCTTTTTGGAGCAGATGTAACAGCAGCTCAAGTGGTAGATATTGCAAAGGGATACCCAATGATGTCGAGCCATAGAGTGGTGATTGTGAAAGAAGCGCAGAATGTAAAATCGCTCGATGCACTCGAAAAATATCTTGTAAATCCAATGCCTTCAACAATTTTAGTGTGGTGTCATAAAAATGGATTAATAGACAAACGCAAGAAAGTTGTATCGAAAGCAGAATCGGTTGGAATTGTCTTCGAAAGTAAGAAAAAACGAGATTACGAATTAAATACTTTCATTAACAAATATTTAAAAGAAAAAAATGTGCAAATAGATGACAAGTCTTCGGATATGATTGCTGAGCATGTTGGAGCAGATTTAAGTAGGTTAGTGTCTGAATTGGATAAAATCATTTTGTCGTTAGATAATCAAAATCGAATAATAACACCAGAAATGGTGGAGCAGAAGATTGGTATTAGTAAAGAATTTAATACGTTTGAACTTCGAAGTGCCATTATAAATAAAGATGTGTATAAGGCAAATCTCATTATCAACTATTTTGAGAAGAATCCTAAGTCGGGTTCTATATATGCCTTTCTACCGCTATTGTTCAGCTATTTTCAAAATCTAATGATTGCCTATTATGCTCCCAATAGGAGTAATGAAGCCGATGTTGCAAGGTTTTTAGAATTAAAATCGAGTTGGGCTGCCAAAGATTATATACTTGGAATGAGAAACTATTCGGGTGTAAAGGCAATGCAAATTATAGAGAAGATTAGAGAAGTTGATGCAAAAAGTAAAGGTTTAGATAATCCAAATACATCTGCAGATGAGCTAATGAAGGAGCTTTTATTCTTCATTTTACACTAAAATAGGGTAGTTTTTGCCCGT
Protein-coding regions in this window:
- the holA gene encoding DNA polymerase III subunit delta; its protein translation is MTEKKSSIPFEDIMRRIEQRQYSPVYILMGDESYYIDQITDAIANSVLKPEEQDFNQTILFGADVTAAQVVDIAKGYPMMSSHRVVIVKEAQNVKSLDALEKYLVNPMPSTILVWCHKNGLIDKRKKVVSKAESVGIVFESKKKRDYELNTFINKYLKEKNVQIDDKSSDMIAEHVGADLSRLVSELDKIILSLDNQNRIITPEMVEQKIGISKEFNTFELRSAIINKDVYKANLIINYFEKNPKSGSIYAFLPLLFSYFQNLMIAYYAPNRSNEADVARFLELKSSWAAKDYILGMRNYSGVKAMQIIEKIREVDAKSKGLDNPNTSADELMKELLFFILH